A portion of the Pagrus major chromosome 8, Pma_NU_1.0 genome contains these proteins:
- the mctp2a gene encoding multiple C2 and transmembrane domain-containing protein 2, protein MEVKKKNFLENLRLKTKLPNLKKARNKPLRKQGRGLAHRRSISVPDLRFVPDEAHSSGHALVSAASDAIFFGSSPGHSDTDSVASNSVIDGPLCTDKLTDSVSVTGLRVPTAYKPAVLNRVSAPAEMFYERTGNVINSGLEDKVNLTQEGLYAQVDKKAKANVPKFTFAPVPAPRSISTSALGLLPRPDLVDRESLYGEDSPADRFRSSAVSAALFRASSLGEQMNPYTEKRPTSFEQRKSASEKGTPPSTKKPPALRLDTLGTPLESADGTSLDSACGSPTEERVNMPWTTDSEEIERENSSPLLMKQLTMDDALLQEAQCDDTLEDIAEMCSEQADFFDESVIDPLDISMITTGPEAQLPAVVQRYLLNINLKKGRNLVIRDKRSGTSDPYVKFKLEGKQLYKSKVVYKNLNPRWNESFSHPLRDREHVVEVRVYDKNRTSDDFMGSSTISLKSLELYKTYEMELRLDDPKSKEDDMGVILVDVCLMFRDATIKRSPRWPQKKNKQNQAAPTQRPAETHKNQPKNQMWSRVLGITLVEGQDLPQYGHGDIYVRLRLGDQKYKSKNLCIQANPQWREQFDFNQSEDNQEPLQVEVCSKRGRKGEESWGMFEVDLSRLQVNERQLYNHVLDPGKGRLVFLVTLRPCWGVSISDIETATLEKPEERDTVKEKFCLKNSHKCMDEVGFLQVKVIRANDLHATDLNGKSNSFCVVELGNSKLQTHTIYRSLNPDWGKAFTFPIKDIHDVLELTVLDENGDKAPNFLGKVAIPLLTVQNGQEICLFLKKEDLGNVSKGTITLVLEVIYNKVRAGIRTFQPEETKLMEENLKFSKKVLARNIYRVRKISTAVLYTLQYIKSCFQWESTQRSLIAFLIFLVTVWNWDLFMLPLFLLLLIGWQYFQLSAGKASSNQDLVNMSMGDDEEEDEKESGKKGLMDKIHMVQEVVLAVQNALEELANIGERIRNIFNWSVPFLSCLACLVLFVATALLYLVPLRYIVLIWGVNKFTKKLRNPYTIDNNEILNFLKRVPSDVQKVQYSALRAPTSQSQPRRRK, encoded by the exons ATGGAAGTCAAGAAAAAGAACTTCTTGGAGAACCTCCGTCTCAAAACTAAGTTACCCAACCTCAAAAAGGCACGTAACAAGCCCCTTAGAAAGCAGGGGAGGGGGCTGGCCCATCGGCGCAGTATCTCCGTACCAGACCTCAGGTTTGTGCCCGATGAAGCACACTCTTCAGGTCATGCCTTGGTGTCTGCTGCCTCTGACGCCATCTTCTTTGGCAGCTCCCCTGGTCACAGCGATACTGATTCTGTGGCAAGTAACTCCGTCATCGATGGACCACTTTGCACAGACAAACTGACCGATTCCGTCTCAGTAACTGGACTCAGAGTGCCGACAGCTTACAAACCTGCTGTTTTGAATAGAGTGAGTGCACCAGCAGAGATGTTTTATGAGAGAACTGGAAATGTGATAAATTCAGGCTTGGAGGACAAGGTGAACCTGACTCAAGAAGGCTTGTATGCACAAGTGGATAAAAAAGCCAAGGCTAATGTACCGAAATTTACTTTTGCCCCTGTTCCTGCACCAAGGTCTATTTCTACCAGCGCACTTGGTCTGTTACCAAGGCCAGACCTTGTAGACAGAGAGAGTCTCTATGGTGAAGACAGCCCAGCAGACAGATTTCGTTCAAGTGCTGTTTCTGCAGCATTGTTCAGAGCAAGCTCACTTGGAGAGCAAATGAACCCTTACACAGAAAAGAGGCCTACATCATTTGAGCAGAGAAAGTCAGCATCCGAAAAAGGGACTCCGCCATCAACCAAAAAACCTCCTGCTCTGAGATTAGATACTCTGGGAACTCCTTTGGAGAGTGCAGATGGTACCTCTCTGGACTCTGCCTGTGGCTCTCCCACTGAGGAGCGGGTCAACATGCCCTGGACGACAGACTCAGAGGAAATTGAACGAGAAAACAGCTCTCCCCTTCTGATGAAACAACTCACCATGGATGACGCTCTGCTACAAGAGGCCCAGTGTGACGATACCCTGGAAGACATAGCAGAG ATGTGCAGTGAACAGGCTGATTTCTTTGACGAAAGTGTGATAGATCCTTTGGACATCTCT ATGATAACTACAGGGCCTGAGGCCCAACTTCCTGCCGTGGTCCAGAGATACCTCCTGAACATCAACCTAAAAAAGGGAAGGAACCTGGTCATCAGAGACAAGCGCTCCG GTACCAGTGATCCTTATGTGAAGTTCAAACTTGAAGGAAAACAGCTGTACAAAAGCAAAGTGGTTTATAAAAACCTGAATCCACGGTGGAATGAGTCCTTCTCCCATCctctcagagacagagagcatgTCGTGGAAGTTCGG GTCTATGATAAAAATCGCACCTCTGATGATTTCATGGGTTCCAGCACAATTTCCCTGAAAAGTCTGGAATTGTACAA AACTTATGAAATGGAGTTGCGTCTCGATGATCCAAAAAGTAAAGAAGACGACATGGGCGTTATTTTGGTTGACGTCTGCCTAATGTTTAGAGATGCCACCATCAAAAGAAGCCCC aGATGGCCACAAAAGAAGAATAAG CAGAACCAGGCCGCACCAACTCAGCGACCTGCTGAAACGCACAAGAATCAGCCGAAGAACCAGATGTGGTCTCGAGTGCTTGGTATCACCTTGGTGGAGGGACAGGACCTGCCGCAGTATGGCCACGGCGACATCTACGTCCGCCTTCGCCTCGGTGATCAGAAGTATAAGAGCAAG AACCTTTGCATTCAGGCCAATCCCCAGTGGAGAGAGCAGTTTGACTTCAATCAGTCTGAAGATAACCAGGAGcctctgcaggtggaggtgtgctctaagagagggaggaagggtgAGGAATCATGGGGGAT GTTTGAGGTTGACCTATCGAGACTTCAAGTTAATGAGAGGCAGCTCTACAATCATGTGCTGGACCCAGGAAAGGGCAGACTGGTGTTTCTGGTCACCCTGAGACCCTGCTGGGGAGTCTCCATCTCTGACATTGAAACAGCTACCTTGGAGAagcctgaggagagagacacagtaaAGGAGAAATTT tgcttaAAGAACTCACACAAGTGTATGGATGAAGTTGGCTTCCTTCAGGTCAAGGTTATAAGGGCAAATGATCTTCATGCAACAGACCTCAATG GAAAAAGCAACTCCTTCTGTGTTGTTGAACTCGGTAACAGCAAACTTCAAACTCACACGATCTACAGGTCCCTCAATCCGGACTGGGGCAAAGCCTTTACATT CCCCATCAAGGACATTCATGATGTGTTAGAGTTGACCGTCCTCGATGAAAATGGAGACAAAGCCCCAAACTTTTTGGGGAAAGTGGCCATTCCATTACTGACT GTTCAGAATGGGCAGGAGATTTGTCTGTTCCTGAAGAAAGAAGACTTGGGAAATGTATCAAAAGGAACCATCACTCTGGTGCTGGAAGTCATCTATAACAAA GTCAGGGCTGGTATCAGAACCTTCCAACCAGAGGAGACGAAATTAATGGAGGAAAACCTGAAGTTCTCCAAAAAG GTTCTTGCCCGGAATATATATCGGGTACGAAAAATCAGCACAGCAGTTCTGTACAcgttacagtacattaaaagctgttttcaaTGGGAGAGCACGCAACGGAGTCTAATAGCCTTTCTG ATCTTCCTCGTGACAGTGTGGAACTGGGATCTCTTCATGCTGCCCTTGTTCCTGCTTCTGCTCATTGGATGGCAGTACTTCCAGCTCTCTGCAGGGAAGGCCAGCTCCAACCAGGACCTA GTGAACATGAGCATGGGTGACgacgaggaggaagacgagAAG gaaTCCGGCAAAAAGGGTCTGATGGATAAGATACATATGGTGCAGGAAGTAGTCTTGGCTGTCCAGAACGCTTTGGAGGAACTTGCAAACATCGGAGAGCGAATCAGAAA